The uncultured Desulfobulbus sp. genome window below encodes:
- a CDS encoding MFS transporter has translation MTSTGTMRPRFHYGWVIVVVGSLGIFACIGLARFALGMLLPSMGADLKLSYSQMGTISTANFIGYLAGILVAAPLVRRIGPRVLTTLALLLSGLSMIVIGFTQNFYGITGLYILTGIGTALANIPIMGLLSAWFASHLRGKAAGFVVSGNGAAIVVAGLSVPWLNGLSDWSWRLSWLVLGSIVCLTGALCLLFFRNRPQELGLEPAGALKPATGLGPHQLSAKRSVPFKLIVHCGLLYAIFGFTFVSYATFIVTAMVRQYGLSQEVAGSFWSWVGFFSLFSGPLLGMLADRFSRPLALMTAFGVQCFAYLLVGLNLGSVALYLSIFCYGIVAWGIPSIMAALSGDYAGADKVVSMFSAITLFFAGGQVAGPYLAGQIAEQSGSFSGSFLLAATLTGLGFLLALMLPKPEAESMTAGGN, from the coding sequence ATGACCAGCACAGGCACCATGCGTCCCCGTTTTCACTATGGCTGGGTGATTGTGGTTGTTGGCTCACTTGGCATCTTTGCCTGTATCGGCCTGGCCCGTTTTGCCCTTGGCATGCTCTTGCCCTCGATGGGTGCTGATCTCAAGCTCAGTTATTCCCAGATGGGCACCATCTCCACGGCAAATTTCATCGGCTACCTGGCAGGCATCCTGGTTGCAGCGCCACTGGTGCGGAGAATCGGTCCCCGGGTACTGACAACACTGGCCCTTTTGCTCTCTGGGCTTTCCATGATTGTTATTGGTTTTACCCAGAATTTTTATGGGATTACCGGGCTCTATATCCTCACCGGTATTGGGACGGCACTGGCCAATATTCCCATCATGGGACTTTTGTCCGCCTGGTTTGCCAGTCATCTGCGGGGTAAGGCAGCGGGGTTTGTGGTTTCAGGGAACGGGGCTGCCATTGTCGTTGCCGGGTTAAGTGTGCCCTGGCTCAATGGGCTCAGTGACTGGTCCTGGCGACTGAGTTGGCTGGTACTGGGAAGCATCGTTTGTTTGACCGGAGCTCTCTGTCTCCTTTTTTTTCGTAACCGTCCCCAGGAGTTGGGCCTTGAACCTGCAGGAGCGCTCAAGCCAGCAACCGGACTGGGACCGCATCAACTCTCGGCGAAACGTTCAGTCCCGTTTAAGCTCATCGTCCATTGCGGCCTTTTGTACGCCATCTTTGGATTTACCTTTGTCAGCTACGCCACCTTTATTGTTACCGCCATGGTCCGCCAGTATGGCTTGAGTCAGGAGGTGGCAGGATCGTTCTGGTCCTGGGTAGGTTTTTTCAGCCTCTTCTCCGGCCCCCTGTTGGGGATGCTGGCGGATCGTTTCAGTCGCCCTTTGGCCCTGATGACCGCCTTTGGCGTCCAGTGCTTTGCCTATTTGCTGGTGGGGCTCAATTTGGGAAGCGTTGCGCTGTATCTCTCAATTTTCTGTTATGGTATTGTCGCCTGGGGCATCCCTTCGATTATGGCTGCGCTTTCCGGTGATTACGCCGGAGCAGACAAGGTGGTCTCGATGTTTTCCGCCATTACCCTCTTTTTTGCCGGTGGTCAGGTGGCGGGGCCCTATCTCGCCGGGCAGATCGCTGAGCAGAGCGGGAGTTTCTCAGGAAGTTTTCTCCTGGCGGCCACGC